Proteins encoded within one genomic window of Prauserella marina:
- the rnc gene encoding ribonuclease III: MGDKSPTGSAADTAPLLEALGVNFDTELLILALTHRSYAYENGGLPPNERLEFLGDAVLGLVVTDHLYRQHPDLPEGQLAKLRASVVNMHALAGVARGLGEGGLGAHLLLGKGEELTGGRDKASILADGLEAVIGATYLAYGIETARELVHRLFDQLLAEAPLRGAGLDWKTSLQELTASAGLGVPEYKVEDTGPDHRKEFSAIVLVGGRDLGHGDGTTKKEAEQKAAESAWRALSEELKPAEGGES; the protein is encoded by the coding sequence ATGGGGGATAAGTCGCCTACCGGATCGGCAGCGGACACCGCTCCGCTGCTTGAGGCGCTCGGTGTCAACTTCGACACCGAGCTGCTGATCCTTGCTTTGACCCACCGCTCGTACGCGTACGAGAACGGCGGGCTGCCACCGAACGAACGGCTTGAGTTCCTCGGCGACGCGGTGCTCGGACTCGTGGTCACCGACCACCTGTACCGGCAGCACCCCGATCTCCCCGAGGGCCAGCTCGCCAAGCTGAGGGCCAGCGTCGTCAACATGCACGCGTTGGCCGGTGTCGCGAGGGGACTCGGCGAGGGCGGTCTGGGCGCGCATCTGTTGCTCGGCAAGGGTGAGGAACTGACGGGCGGCCGGGACAAGGCCAGCATCCTCGCCGACGGTCTCGAAGCCGTCATCGGCGCCACCTACCTGGCGTACGGCATCGAGACCGCCCGCGAGTTGGTGCACCGGCTTTTCGATCAGCTGCTCGCCGAGGCGCCGTTGCGGGGCGCAGGTCTCGACTGGAAAACCAGTTTGCAGGAACTCACCGCGTCGGCCGGGCTCGGCGTGCCCGAGTACAAGGTCGAGGACACTGGTCCGGACCACCGCAAGGAATTCAGCGCGATCGTGCTCGTCGGTGGCCGCGACCTGGGACACGGCGACGGCACCACCAAGAAGGAAGCCGAGCAGAAGGCCGCGGAATCCGCATGGCGCGCGCTGTCGGAAGAACTCAAGCCCGCCGAGGGCGGCGAGAGCTGA
- a CDS encoding YceD family protein, which translates to MPEDNSGQDRRDARDPWLLDTHELGRRPGSSLPVRREIPVGTALGVPDVITVPEGAPVSVDLLLESVVEGVLVTGSAVAPTEGQCSRCLDPMKGTVEVDLTELFAYPDSTTDETTDPDEVSRVVDDRIDLGPLVRDAVVLALPLVPLCSDDCAGLCTGCGVKWADLDAGHGHETIDPRWAALVERLEESEAQVADGSEDSEPSAPAGSFPDDTSANGSDR; encoded by the coding sequence ATGCCTGAAGACAATTCCGGCCAGGACCGTCGCGACGCGCGCGATCCGTGGCTGCTCGATACCCACGAGCTGGGCCGCAGGCCCGGCTCCAGCCTTCCCGTTCGCAGGGAGATTCCCGTCGGAACGGCGCTCGGCGTACCCGACGTGATCACCGTGCCCGAGGGCGCCCCGGTCAGCGTCGACCTGCTGCTGGAGTCCGTCGTCGAGGGTGTTCTCGTGACCGGCTCGGCCGTGGCGCCGACGGAGGGGCAGTGCTCGCGGTGCCTCGATCCCATGAAGGGCACCGTCGAGGTCGACCTGACCGAGCTGTTCGCCTATCCCGATTCGACGACGGACGAGACGACCGACCCGGACGAGGTCAGCAGGGTCGTCGACGACCGGATCGACCTCGGGCCGCTCGTGCGCGACGCGGTCGTGCTCGCGCTGCCCCTCGTGCCGCTGTGCAGCGACGACTGCGCGGGATTGTGCACTGGATGCGGTGTGAAGTGGGCCGATCTCGACGCCGGACACGGGCATGAGACGATAGACCCTCGGTGGGCCGCGCTGGTCGAGCGTCTCGAGGAGTCGGAGGCTCAGGTCGCTGACGGTTCTGAGGATTCGGAGCCTTCCGCGCCTGCCGGGTCATTTCCTGACGACACGTCGGCGAATGGCTCAGACCGCTGA
- the mutM gene encoding bifunctional DNA-formamidopyrimidine glycosylase/DNA-(apurinic or apyrimidinic site) lyase, with protein MPELPEVEVVRAGLERHVRSRVISSVEVLHPRAIRRHVPGAADFEGRLAGLRIEAARRRGKYLWFDLADGEAVLAHLGMSGQLLVQERDVPDEKHLRVRFRFADGGPELRFVDQRTFGGFTLADLVDVDGTRVPEAIAHIARDPMDPRFDLDEAVRALRRKRTEVKRALLDQTLVSGIGNIYADEALWRAKLHWARRTDRLTKAQAVAVLGAATQVMSEALVAGGTSFDALYVNVNGQSGYFDRSLNVYGREGQPCDRCGATIRRDPFMNRSSFTCPGCQRLR; from the coding sequence GTGCCTGAACTTCCCGAGGTCGAGGTCGTCCGCGCCGGTCTCGAACGGCATGTCCGGTCGAGGGTGATCTCCTCCGTCGAGGTGCTGCACCCGAGGGCGATCCGGCGCCACGTTCCAGGTGCCGCCGACTTCGAGGGCAGGCTCGCGGGGCTGCGGATCGAGGCCGCCAGGCGGCGCGGCAAGTACCTGTGGTTCGACCTCGCCGACGGCGAAGCCGTGCTGGCCCACCTCGGCATGAGTGGTCAACTGCTCGTCCAGGAGCGGGACGTGCCCGACGAGAAACACCTCAGGGTGCGATTCCGGTTCGCCGACGGCGGTCCCGAGCTCCGGTTCGTCGACCAGCGGACCTTCGGTGGTTTCACGCTGGCCGATCTGGTCGACGTCGACGGTACCCGCGTGCCGGAGGCCATCGCGCACATCGCCCGCGATCCCATGGACCCGCGATTCGATCTCGACGAGGCCGTGCGTGCGTTGCGCCGCAAGCGCACCGAGGTCAAAAGGGCTCTGCTGGACCAGACACTCGTGTCGGGCATCGGCAACATCTACGCCGACGAGGCACTGTGGAGGGCCAAGCTCCACTGGGCGCGGCGCACCGACCGGCTCACCAAGGCGCAGGCGGTCGCCGTGCTCGGCGCCGCGACACAGGTCATGTCCGAGGCGCTCGTGGCGGGCGGTACCTCGTTCGATGCCCTGTACGTGAACGTCAACGGCCAGTCCGGTTACTTCGACCGCTCACTCAACGTCTACGGGCGGGAGGGGCAGCCGTGTGATCGCTGCGGTGCCACGATTCGCCGTGATCCCTTCATGAACCGCTCCTCGTTCACCTGCCCCGGGTGCCAGCGTTTGCGCTGA
- a CDS encoding helix-turn-helix transcriptional regulator, producing the protein MPTTAGRMRRTRTELADFLRSRRERVSPQELGLTVSGRRRTPGLRREEVAALAGVGITWYTWLEQGRDIGVSAEFLDDLCKVLKLDAAERRHLYLLTQKRLPKEPARTACTVPQVAHDLLARLPENPSYVLNLKWDALAWNKAADRLFGFSDLPANQRNMLWMVFADERLRSRLSPWEEQARQILTSFKRDFAHAPQDAEIIALTENLSRLDPTFKNWWKRQDIDGKCSGRRTFDVPGPGEVELTHITMTLESDKHLRFVYYTPLGDSADAFGDWVSG; encoded by the coding sequence ATGCCAACGACCGCTGGGCGGATGCGGCGCACGAGGACCGAGCTCGCGGATTTCCTCCGCAGCAGGCGCGAGCGGGTCTCCCCGCAGGAGCTCGGGCTCACGGTCTCGGGCAGGCGGCGCACGCCGGGGCTACGGCGCGAGGAAGTGGCGGCGCTCGCCGGTGTGGGGATCACCTGGTACACCTGGCTGGAGCAGGGCCGCGACATCGGGGTCTCCGCGGAGTTCCTCGACGACCTGTGCAAGGTGCTGAAGCTCGACGCGGCCGAGCGCAGGCACCTCTACCTGCTCACGCAGAAGAGGCTCCCGAAGGAACCGGCACGCACCGCCTGCACGGTGCCGCAGGTGGCGCATGACTTGCTGGCCAGGCTTCCGGAAAACCCGTCGTACGTGCTGAACCTGAAGTGGGACGCGCTGGCGTGGAACAAGGCCGCGGACAGGCTGTTCGGGTTCAGCGACTTGCCTGCCAATCAGCGAAACATGCTCTGGATGGTCTTCGCCGACGAGCGTTTGAGGTCGCGGCTCTCGCCGTGGGAGGAGCAGGCGCGCCAGATCCTCACGAGCTTCAAGCGGGATTTCGCGCACGCACCGCAGGACGCGGAGATCATCGCTCTGACCGAGAACTTGTCGCGGTTGGATCCGACGTTCAAGAACTGGTGGAAGCGCCAGGACATCGACGGGAAATGCTCTGGGCGCAGAACCTTCGACGTCCCTGGCCCGGGCGAGGTCGAGCTGACGCACATCACCATGACGCTGGAGAGCGACAAGCATCTGCGCTTCGTCTACTACACGCCTCTCGGCGATTCCGCTGATGCCTTCGGCGACTGGGTGAGCGGCTGA
- the rpmF gene encoding 50S ribosomal protein L32: MAVPKRKMSRSNTRSRRAQWKATPIQLVACSNRACRELKPQHVACPACGQYGGRQVVEPA; encoded by the coding sequence GTGGCCGTCCCGAAGCGGAAGATGTCGCGTTCCAACACCCGCTCGCGCCGCGCCCAGTGGAAGGCGACGCCGATCCAGCTGGTCGCCTGTTCCAACCGCGCATGCAGGGAGCTCAAGCCCCAGCACGTCGCTTGCCCGGCGTGCGGCCAATACGGTGGCCGTCAGGTTGTCGAGCCAGCCTGA